The genomic interval GTTTTCTCTAGCCAACAGGAACTTGACCTTGAACTCTTTGATTATGTAAACTGGTTCAACAATGTTCGCATACACGGATCACTGGACTATCTAACACCGAATGAGTACAAGCTAATGCACCTTTAAAAATTTGTCCAGTTTAGTGTTGACATACCAACCTCCTTATGGAGAATAGGGGGTTGAACTTAGTGACGAAAGGAAGGGCATGAGATGTCATTCAAACAGATACTAGAAAAGTACAGAAAAATTGCTTTCTCTGAGCGCGATAAAGGTAATAGATTTGAACGTCTAATACAAGCGTATCTTAAAACTGATCCGAAGTACGCGGTCAAATTTAAGAAGGTTTGGCTCTGGTCTGAGTTCCCTGGCAGGGTTGATTTAGGTGGAGGTGACACTGGAATCGACTTGGTTGCCTTAACACATGAAGGTGATTATTGGGCAGTTCAGTGCAAGTGTTACCAGGAAGATTCAGTTATTGATA from Bacillota bacterium carries:
- a CDS encoding IS3 family transposase, giving the protein VFSSQQELDLELFDYVNWFNNVRIHGSLDYLTPNEYKLMHL